A section of the Mycolicibacterium anyangense genome encodes:
- the nhaA gene encoding Na+/H+ antiporter NhaA has product MRGSRAGRDPTAKRFGENAAAGLLLGFTLLAVLWANSPWAHTYSEFWETPVGLTFGTVHAELTVKELVNDGLMAFFFFIVGLEVKAQFTIGELTERSRAVVPVLAAVAGLTLPALVFLLFNPSGEAAGAWGVVISTDTAFLVGALAIIAPKYPARLRTFLLTLAVVDDVGALAAIALFYSEKINLVPLVIAVALCGCLIAVRYLPPALRGLAYSVLAVGLWLALFAGGVHPTLAGVAVALVIPVFTPERQRVEAAVEVIRVFRQSPNSQYARAATRSLRDSISINERLVTAFSPYVSFAVLPVFALANAGVHLDAGTITEAARSPLTWGVVVGLVAGKLIGITGATWLVQRTGLGRLAPGLTLRRVAGGAALSGIGFTIALFIVDIAIVDPRSQDLARVGVLAASVVAFALGWAIFRLTDRLSPPVAVGLKLVRDIDPDRDHYRGRVDAPLTLVEYGDFECPFCSRATGSIDEVRAHFGDDLLYVWRHLPLERVHPRSVDAARASEAAALQGKFFEMGAKMFEFQDFLEWQHIYRYADQVGCDIARFDDDVHSAKVLHRVDDDAQDAEVMDLNGTPTFFVNGVRHKGPYDSASLIRALEATRTR; this is encoded by the coding sequence GTGAGGGGTTCGCGCGCCGGCCGTGACCCGACCGCCAAACGCTTCGGCGAGAATGCCGCCGCAGGCCTGCTGCTGGGCTTCACCCTGCTGGCTGTGCTGTGGGCGAATTCCCCCTGGGCGCATACCTATTCGGAGTTCTGGGAGACTCCGGTCGGGCTGACCTTCGGTACTGTCCACGCCGAGCTGACGGTCAAGGAACTCGTCAACGACGGCCTGATGGCGTTCTTCTTCTTCATCGTCGGGCTGGAGGTCAAGGCACAGTTCACCATCGGCGAGCTCACCGAGCGGTCCCGGGCGGTGGTGCCGGTGCTGGCCGCGGTCGCCGGACTCACCTTGCCCGCGTTGGTCTTCTTGCTGTTCAACCCCTCCGGTGAGGCGGCCGGTGCCTGGGGCGTCGTCATCTCCACCGACACCGCCTTCCTGGTCGGGGCGCTGGCGATCATCGCCCCGAAGTATCCGGCCCGGTTGCGCACGTTCCTGCTGACGCTGGCGGTGGTCGACGATGTCGGTGCGCTGGCGGCGATCGCACTGTTCTATTCCGAGAAGATCAATCTCGTCCCGCTGGTGATCGCCGTCGCCCTGTGCGGGTGTCTGATCGCGGTGCGCTATCTCCCACCTGCGCTGCGTGGTCTGGCGTATTCGGTTCTGGCCGTGGGGCTGTGGCTAGCACTTTTTGCCGGGGGCGTACACCCGACGCTGGCCGGGGTGGCCGTGGCGCTGGTCATTCCGGTGTTCACCCCGGAACGCCAGCGAGTCGAGGCGGCCGTCGAGGTGATCCGCGTGTTCCGTCAGTCGCCGAACTCGCAGTACGCCCGCGCCGCCACCCGCAGCCTGCGAGATTCGATCTCGATCAACGAGCGGCTCGTCACCGCGTTCAGTCCGTACGTCTCGTTCGCGGTGTTGCCGGTGTTCGCGCTCGCCAACGCGGGCGTACACCTGGACGCCGGCACGATCACGGAGGCGGCGCGCTCACCGCTGACGTGGGGTGTGGTCGTCGGCCTGGTGGCCGGCAAGCTGATCGGCATCACCGGTGCGACCTGGCTGGTGCAGCGGACGGGCCTGGGCCGGCTGGCGCCTGGGCTGACCCTGCGGCGGGTGGCCGGTGGGGCGGCGTTGTCCGGCATCGGCTTCACCATCGCGCTGTTCATCGTCGACATCGCGATCGTAGACCCCCGATCGCAGGACCTGGCCAGGGTCGGCGTGCTGGCCGCCTCCGTCGTGGCATTCGCGTTGGGCTGGGCGATCTTCCGGCTCACCGACCGGTTGAGTCCACCGGTGGCGGTCGGGCTGAAGCTGGTCCGCGACATCGATCCCGATCGTGACCACTACCGCGGCCGTGTCGACGCCCCGCTGACCCTGGTCGAGTACGGCGATTTCGAATGTCCGTTCTGCAGTCGAGCCACCGGGTCGATCGACGAGGTGCGGGCGCACTTCGGCGACGACTTGCTCTACGTCTGGCGGCACTTGCCGCTGGAGCGGGTGCACCCGCGCTCGGTAGATGCGGCGCGAGCCAGTGAGGCGGCCGCGCTGCAGGGCAAGTTCTTCGAGATGGGCGCCAAGATGTTCGAGTTCCAGGACTTCCTGGAATGGCAGCACATCTACCGCTACGCCGACCAAGTCGGTTGTGACATCGCCCGATTCGATGACGATGTGCATTCGGCGAAGGTGCTGCACCGCGTCGACGACGACGCCCAGGACGCCGAGGTGATGGACCTCAACGGCACACCGACGTTCTTCGTCAACGGCGTCCGGCACAAGGGGCCCTATGATTCGGCCAGCCTGATCCGCGCGCTGGAGGCCACCCGGACGCGCTGA